The Drosophila bipectinata strain 14024-0381.07 chromosome 2L, DbipHiC1v2, whole genome shotgun sequence genome has a segment encoding these proteins:
- the LOC108126734 gene encoding insulin-like growth factor-binding protein complex acid labile subunit, translated as MYYRLSCVALLLFSIGFRVDCLQLSNCNKTDVPLIPDAELITALSLHNCSLPRLENAFFVRFGHLLKLELQYSGLTDMDDFSLNGLAKLHTFSLSHNNLSTLRSWSSEPLAALTSLDLSYNRMAKLRENSFSLFPQLQQINLGSNQISQISEDSFHGLAHLKHLILSGNRLQHVDSTFFQGLHRLSNLALHHNLIESIDMDSFESNTHLRSLRLDGNLLVSLQFLSQRGLARVVHLNLSKNQVQKLEDQGFSKNFELQALDLSHNNLTELQKETFSGLDSLERLNISHNNVDLVDAESLQFLSSLIQIDVSHNRLTTLPERIFQANSQLEDVILSHNKVKALSPLIFKHQNHLRYIHLAGNILEKAEFLESLSPSLNRLSLYVDLSSNRLQSVSMKDMLHFRYINLADNNWSCAWLVGNLVRKLPPSINFSRPWTVLNNWSEKLTNIQGVDCTEGNTNRSIILLNVGEVLHNEKQNCSSGLSFDGANPSPPPLTWPKIPTDRFDSRSVIIWMLVAIAIAFAGLRWLRRFVDRNENRTGEKLKALNNMYVSKLEWQPIRKDHQRS; from the exons ATGTACTACCGCCTGTCTTGTGTCGCACTCCTGCTGTTCAGCATCGGCTTCAGGGTCGATTGCCTGCAATTAAGCAACTGCAATAAGACTGATGTGCCCTTGATACCGGATGCGGAGCTAATTACAGCCCTCTCGCTGCACAACTGCAGTCTCCCGCGTCTGGAAAATGCCTTTTTCGTTCGCTTTGGCCATCTTCTTAAACTGGAACTGCAGTACAGTGGACTTACTGACATGGACGATTTCTCTTTAAACGGACTAGCCAAGCTGCACACGTTTTCCCTCAGCCACAACAATCTAAGCACCTTGAGGTCGTGGTCCAGCGAACCTTTAGCTGCCCTCACATCTCTGGACCTGAGCTACAACCGGATGGCCAAATTGAGGGAAAACAGCTTTTCACTGTTTCCCCAACTGCAGCAGATCAACTTGGGCTCCAACCAAATCAGTCAGATCTCAGAGGACTCCTTCCATGGGCTAGCTCACTTAAAGCACCTGATCCTCAGCGGAAACCGGCTGCAACACGTAGATAGCACCTTTTTCCAGGGGCTGCACCGTCTGTCCAACTTGGCCCTTCACCACAATCTCATCGAGAGCATCGACATGGACTCCTTTGAAAGTAACACCCATTTGCGAAGCCTTCGTCTGGATGGAAATCTGCTCGTCAGTCTTCAGTTTCTCAGTCAACGAGGTTTAGCCCGGGTCGTTCATCTGAATCTGTCCAAGAACCAGGTGCAAAAGCTGGAGGACCAAGGATTCTCGAAGAACTTTGAACTGCAGGCCCTGGACTTAAGCCACAACAATTTGACGGAACTCCAAAAGGAAACATTTTCTGGATTGGATTCGTTGGag CGCCTGAATATTAGTCACAATAACGTAGACCTTGTGGATGCGGAGAGCTTGCAGTTCCTTTCAAGCTTAATTCAAATCGATGTCAGCCACAATCGACTGACCACTTTACCAGAAAGGATATTCCAAGCCAATTCACAGCTAGAGGATGTTATTTTGTCCCACAACAAGGTGAAGGCCTTATCACCTCTGATTTTCAAGCACCAGAACCACTTGCGGTACATCCACTTGGCCGGAAATATCCTCGAAAAGGCCGAATTCTTAGAAAGTCTATCTCCATCCTTGAACCGGCTCTCGCTTTACGTGGACCTGAGCTCGAATCGCCTGCAGTCGGTCAGTATGAAGGACATGCTCCACTTTCGTTATATAAACCTGGCAGATAACAACTGGAGTTGTGCCTGGTTGGTCGGTAATCTGGTGCGCAAGCTTCCCCCTTCGATAAACTTTTCTCGTCCCTGGACGGTATTGAACAACTGGAGCGAAAAACTGACAAATATTCAGGGAGTGGACTGCACAGAAGGCAACACAAATCGATCTATTATCCTCCTAAATGTGGGTGAAGTTCTCCataatgaaaaacaaaattgcaGCAGCGGG ctCTCATTCGATGGGGCAAACCCCTCCCCACCTCCTCTGACCTGGCCTAAAATACCAACCGATCGGTTCGATTCCAGATCGGTTATAATATGGATGCTGGTGGCCATTGCAATCGCCTTTGCTGGACTACGATGGCTAAGGAGATTCGTGGATCGCAACGAAAATAGGACAGGTGAAAAGTTGAAGGCCCTGAATAACATG TACGTCAGCAAGCTCGAGTGGCAGCCCATTAGAAAAGATCATCAGAGATCGTAG
- the hll gene encoding long-chain-fatty-acid--CoA ligase heimdall, which translates to MTDLKPATSYTSTSLHEAVKLRLDEGGAFSQSIKPQTVPHFFSEVCEKYPELPALTWETPGAGVDGWTTVNYREYQENVEQAALMLLSVGLKERSSVGILAFNCPEWFFAELGTFRAGAVVAGIYPSNSAEAVHHVLVTSESSVVVVDDAQQMAKVRAIKDRLPLLQAVIQIHGPFEAFVDQEPGYYSWLKLQEKTYPSELKEELLARESRICPNECAMLIFTSGTVGLPKAVMLSHDNIIFDTKAAAHLLKDVHIGKESFVSYLPLSHVAAQIFDVFLGLSHAGCVTFADKDALKGTLIKTFKKARPTKLFGVPRVFEKLQERLVAAEAKAKPYSRLLLAQARAAVTEHQNTIMAGKTPSIYGNAKYWLASRVIKPIHQMMGLDNCRVFLTGGAPTSDELKEFFLGLDIALGECYGMSESGGAITLNVDISNIYSAGRAIEGLDLRVHEPDCNGQGEIIMRGRSNFMGYLGLPEKTEETITEDGWLRSGDLGFIDSKGNLIISGRLKELIITAGGENIPPVHIEELIKKELPCVSNAILIGDHRKYLTVLLALKTKSDPKTGVPLDALREETIEWLRELDIHQTRLSDLLSIPADLQVTNDSAVQTAALEISAEPKLLEALEEGIKRANKNAISNAQRVQKFALVPHEFSVATGELGPTLKIRRNIVHAKYAQVIERLYK; encoded by the exons ATGACCGATCTAAAGCCGGCCACGAGTTATACGAGCACCTCGCTCCACGAAGCAGTCAAGCTCCGCCTAGACGAAGGAGGAGCCTTTTCGCAGAGCATCAAACCCCAGACGGTaccacattttttttctgaagTCTGCGAGAAGTATCCTGAACTGCCAGCCTTGACATGGGAGACCCCTGGAGCCGGTGTCGACGGCTGGACCACCGTGAACTACCGCGAGTACCAGGAAAACGTGGAACAGGCCGCCCTCATGTTGCTGAGTGTTGGCCTGAAGGAGCGTAGTTCGGTGGGCATCCTCGCTTTCAATTGCCCAGAGTGGTTCTTCGCCGAGCTGGGCACCTTTCGAGCTGGAGCCGTTGTGGCTGGAATTTATCCCAGCAACTCGGCAGAGGCAGTGCATCATGTGTTGGTCACCAGCGAATCCAGCGTTGTCGTGGTGGATGACGCTCAGCAGATGGCCAAAGTAAGGGCCATCAAGGATAGGCTTCCCCTGCTCCAGGCAGTCATCCAAATCCACGGACCCTTCGAGGCCTTCGTGGACCAAGAGCCGGGCTACTACAGCTGGCTGAAGCTGCAGGAGAAGACCTACCCCAGCGAGCTCAAGGAGGAGCTGCTGGCCCGGGAGAGCCGAATCTGCCCCAACGAGTGTGCAATGCTGATTTTCACGTCCGGAACCGTGGGACTGCCCAAAGCTGTAATGCTATCCCACGACAATATTATCTTCGACACAAAGGCCGCTGCCCATTTGCTGAAGGATGTCCATATCGGCAAGGAAAGTTTCGTGAGCTACTTGCCCTTGAGCCATGTGGCTGCCCAGATCTTCGATGTTTTCCTGGGATTGTCGCACGCCGGCTGTGTCACTTTTGCGGATAAGGATGCCCTGAAGGGTACCCTGatcaaaacatttaaaaagGCGAGGCCAACGAAGCTGTTCGGAGTGCCGCGGGTGTTTGAGAAGCTCCAGGAGCGATTGGTGGCAGCTGAAGCTAAGGCCAAGCCCTATTCCCGGCTTCTGCTGGCTCAGGCTCGGGCTGCAGTGACCGAGCACCAGAACACAATAATGGCGGG AAAAACCCCATCAATCTACGGCAACGCTAAATACTGGCTAGCTTCCCGCGTAATAAAGCCCATTCATCAAATGATGGGTCTGGATAATTGTCGTGTTTTCCTGACTGGCGGCGCCCCAACCTCCGATGAGCTGAAGGAGTTCTTCCTGGGCTTGGACATTGCCCTGGGAGAGTGCTACGGAATGTCAGAGAGTGGGGGGGCCATCACTCTAAATGTGGATATAAGCAACATCTACAGTGCGGGCAGAGCGATTGAAGGACTGGATCTAAGGGTCCACGAGCCTGACTGTAATGGCCAGGGCGAGATTATCATGCGGGGACGTAGTAACTTCATGGGCTACCTGGGGCTTCCGGAAAAGACTGAAGAGACCATTACGGAGGATGGATGGCTGCGCTCTGGCGACCTGGGCTTCATTGACTCTAAGGGCAACCTCATTATTTCGGGACGACTCAAGGAGCTGATCATCACGGCCGGCGGCGAGAACATTCCTCCCGTGCACATCGAGGAACTCATCAAAAAAGAACTGCCCTGCGTGAGCAATGCTATTCTGATCGGAGACCACCGCAAGTACTTGACCGTTCTCCTGGCCCTGAAGACAAAGTCTGATCCCAAGACAGGGGTGCCCCTGGATGCCTTGCGAGAGGAGACGATTGAGTGGCTTCGGGAACTGGATATCCACCAGACGCGCCTCTCTGATCTCCTTTCCATCCCCGCCGACCTTCAAGTCACCAATGACTCGGCGGTGCAGACTGCTGCCCTGGAGATCTCTGCCGAGCCCAAGCTCCTGGAGGCTCTGGAGGAAGGTATCAAACGGGCCAACAAGAACGCCATCTCGAATGCACAGCGAGTGCAGAAGTTTGCCCTTGTTCCCCACGAATTTTCAGTGGCCACCGGCGAGCTGGGACCTACGCTTAAAATCCGGCGGAATATTGTCCACGCCAAGTATGCCCAAGTCATCGAGCGCCTCTACAAGTGA